One window of Kryptolebias marmoratus isolate JLee-2015 linkage group LG3, ASM164957v2, whole genome shotgun sequence genomic DNA carries:
- the LOC108240476 gene encoding B-cell receptor CD22, giving the protein MSFTESTSGVLVLLLTVTAVCGQHGWLVTYSSSQICALKGSTVKIRCDYTYSDYLNDKKTTVQERFWFTKYINCKYVDLRTDPEYSNRVQYQHGNKVCNLTITDLRESDSAEYKFRFITNHVYGKYTGSPGVTLSVTELQIIVRRLTRSSAWTELTCHSDCQLPDSVSYIWFKNKERLIGEKKHFRLWSSGTADRFHCALEGYEQFPSPAVYAPKDLFVSVYPSGEIKENSSVTLTCTSDANPAAKYTWYKKHGNQGFKQLSEKPQHVFSSIKSSDSGVYYCTAENDLRNSTSSGLEIDVKYLPKSSSVSVSPSGPIEEGKPLSLTCSSDANPAASYTWYKDNKLLSGFKHVHYVAFMTSKDRGNYLCMSKNQFGQLNSSSLFVDVLYAPKLPSVSMSPSGEIVEGSSVTLTCSSDANPICPHTNNFNFLKEKKRAAMSFTESTSGVLVLILTVTAVCGQHGWLVTYNSLQICALKGSTVKIRCDYKYPDYLNDKKTTVQERFWFTKYINVDLRTDPEYSNRVQYHCRNKVCNLTITDLRESDSAEYKFRFITNHVYGKYTGSPGVTLSVTELQIIVRRLTRSSACTELTCHSDCQLPDSVSYIWFKNKERLIGEKKHFRLWSSGTADRFHCALEGYEQFPSPAVYAPKDLFVSVYPSGEIKENSSVTLTCTSDANPAAKYTWYKKHGNQGFKQLSEKPQHVFSSIKSSDSGVYYCTAENDLRNSTSSGLEIDVKYLPKSSSVSVSPSGPIEEGKPLSLTCSSDANPAASYTWYKDNKLLSGFKHVHYVAFMTSKDRGNYLCMSKNQFGQLNSSSLFVDVLYAPKLPSVSMSPSGEIVEGSSVTLTCSSDANPAADYTWYKQDEKSPKASGQSFTINNITHHHSGNYYCKVQNRMGHKSSTIQVAVASAAWKSVATGTTVFIFLIIILFIVLFLIKKQELSQPSPEPGKRPDTSEQCQPHQSEEQEDLQYASVRFLRNQNDCLYMNFRTNGACRPRKEENENVEYAAVKLSPRTKAQEAVEDPSAVYSVVNKFT; this is encoded by the exons ATGAGTTTCACAGAATCAACCAGTGGTGTTCTTGTCCTTCTCCTCACTGTGACAG CTGTCTGCGGTCAGCATGGCTGGTTGGTGACTTACAGTTCTTCACAGATCTGTGCCTTAAAAGGATCCACAGTGAAAATACGCTGTGATTATACATACTCAGACTAtctgaatgacaaaaaaactacagttcAAGAAAGATTCTGgtttacaaaatatattaattgtAAATATGTGGATCTTAGAACAGATCCTGAGTATTCAAACCGTGTGCAGTATCAGCATGGAAACAAAGTTTGTAATCTTACCATCACTGATCTGAGGGAAAGTGACTCAGCTGAGTACAAGTTCAGGTTCATAACAAACCATGTTTATGGGAAATATACTGGTTCACCAGGAGTCACTTTGTCTGTAACAG agCTGCAGATTATCGTGAGGAGATTAACTCGGTCTTCTGCCTGGACCGAGCTGACATGTCACAGTGACTGTCAGCTGCCTGATTCTGTTTCCTACATCTGGTTCAAGAACAAAGAAAGACTCATTGGAGAGAAAAAGCATTTTCGCCTTTGGTCATCTGGTACTGCAGACAGATTTCACTGTGCCTTAGAAGGATATGAGCAGTTTCCATCTCCTGCAGTGT ATGCTCCAAAGGAtctttttgtgtcagtttaTCCCTCTGGTGAGATCAAGGAGAACAGTTCAGTGACTCTGACCTGCACAAGTGATGCTAACCCAGCAGCTAAATACACCTGGTACAAGAAACATGGAAACCAAGGCTTTAAACAGCTCAGTGAAAAACCACAACATGTCTTCAGCTCCATCAAGTCCTCTGACTCTGGAGTGTATTACTGCACAGCAGAAAATGATCTCAGGAACAGCACTTCTTCAGGTTTAGAGATCGATGTGAAAt ATCTTCCAAAGTCCTCCTCTGTGTCAGTGAGTCCTTCTGGTCCGATAGAAGAGGGTAAACCCCTGAGTCTGACCTGCAGCAGTGATGCTAACCCAGCAGCTTCTTACACCTGGTACAAGGACAACAAACTTCTCTCAGGAttcaaacatgttcattatGTTGCCTTCATGACCTCTAAAGACAGAGGAAACTACCTTTGTATGTCGAAGAATCAGTTTGGACAACTTAACTCTTCATCTCTGTTTGTGGATGTTCTCT atgcTCCAAAACTTCCTTCTGTGTCGATGAGTCCTTCTGGTGAGATTGTTGAGGGCAGTTCAGTGACTCTGACCTGCAGCAGTGATGCTAACCCA ATTTGTCCGCACACAAACAATTTTAACTTtctcaaagagaagaaaagagcagCGATGAGTTTCACAGAATCAACGAGTGGCGTTCTTGTCCTTATTCTGACTGTGACAG CTGTTTGCGGTCAGCATGGCTGGTTGGTGACTTACAATTCTTTACAGATCTGTGCCTTAAAAGGATCCACAGTGAAAATACGCTGTGATTATAAATACCCAGACTAtctgaatgacaaaaaaactacagttcAAGAAAGATTCTGgtttacaaaatatattaatgtGGATCTGAGAACAGATCCTGAGTATTCAAACCGTGTGCAGTATCACTGTAGAAACAAAGTTTGTAATCTTACCATCACTGATCTGAGGGAAAGTGACTCAGCTGAGTACAAGTTCAGGTTCATAACAAACCATGTTTATGGGAAATATACTGGTTCACCAGGAGTCACTTTGTCTGTAACAG agCTGCAGATTATCGTGAGGAGATTAACTCGGTCTTCTGCCTGCACCGAGCTGACATGTCACAGTGACTGTCAGCTGCCTGATTCTGTTTCCTACATCTGGTTCAAGAACAAAGAAAGACTCATTGGAGAGAAAAAGCATTTTCGCCTTTGGTCATCTGGTACTGCAGACAGATTTCACTGTGCCTTAGAAGGATATGAGCAGTTTCCATCTCCTGCAGTGT ATGCTCCAAAGGAtctttttgtgtcagtttaTCCCTCTGGTGAGATCAAGGAGAACAGTTCAGTGACTCTGACCTGCACAAGTGATGCTAACCCAGCAGCTAAATACACCTGGTACAAGAAACATGGAAACCAAGGCTTTAAACAGCTCAGTGAAAAACCACAACATGTCTTCAGCTCCATCAAGTCCTCTGACTCTGGAGTGTATTACTGCACAGCAGAAAATGATCTCAGGAACAGCACTTCTTCAGGTTTAGAGATCGATGTGAAAt ATCTTCCAAAGTCCTCCTCTGTGTCAGTGAGTCCTTCTGGTCCGATAGAAGAGGGTAAACCCCTGAGTCTGACCTGCAGCAGTGATGCTAACCCAGCAGCTTCTTACACCTGGTACAAGGACAACAAACTTCTCTCAGGAttcaaacatgttcattatGTTGCCTTCATGACCTCTAAAGACAGAGGAAACTACCTTTGTATGTCGAAGAATCAGTTTGGACAACTTAACTCTTCATCTCTGTTTGTGGATGTTCTCT atgcTCCAAAACTTCCTTCTGTGTCGATGAGTCCTTCTGGTGAGATTGTTGAGGGCAGTTCAGTGACTCTGACCTGCAGCAGTGATGCTAACCCAGCAGCTGATTATACCTGGTACAAGCAGGATGAAAAATCACCAAAAGCTTCAGGACAAAGCTTCACCATCAACAACATAACACACCATCACAGCGGAAACTATTACTGTAAAGTTCAGAACAGAATGGGACATAAAAGCTCTACAATACAGGTCGCTGTTGCTTCAG cggCGTGGAAGTCAGTGGCCACTGgaacaacagtttttattttcctgatcaTCATACTcttcatagttttatttttaattaa AAAACAGGAACTTTCTCAACCTTCACCTGAACCTGGAAAACGACCCGACACCAGTGAACAG TGTCAACCCCATCAGTCAGAGGAGCAGGAAGATCTTCAGTATGCCAGTGTGCGCTTTTTGAGGAATCAGAATGATTGTCTCTACATGAACTTCAGAACAAACGGAGCCTGTAGGCCTAGGAAGGAGGAAAATGAGAACGTAGAGTACGCTGCAGTTAAATTAAGCCCGAG AACAAAAGCTCAGGAGGCGGTTGAGGATCCGTCTGCAGTGTACAGCGTGGTCAACAAATTCACATGA
- the LOC108247210 gene encoding CD209 antigen-like protein E encodes MVRVVHREQAEISMDYVNQPDGSTRNGSGKRSELRPAAGEKLIRVVAVSFGLLCVLQAAANITLRLVLHTQTSDKDVTVEIDKLRRLYDQYFQQGWVYLHPSFYYISTTEKSWQASRDDCLQRDADLVIINTKEEQDLTRQFQRLTWIGLRNETITRQWTWVDGTPLTKSYWGPGEPNALAGDNEYCVEIRFKKEDSWNDRLCSAENFWICEKNVTQKIK; translated from the exons ATGGTGAGAGTTGTTCATAGAGAGCAAGCTGAGATCAGCATGGATTATGTAAATCAACCTGATGGATCAACCAGAAACGGTTCTGGAAAACGTTCTGAGCTGCgtcctgctgcag GGGAAAAGCTGATCAGAGTGGTTGCTGTTAGTTTTGGACTCCTGTGTGTCCTACAAGCTGCGGCCAACATTACTTTACGTCTTGTTCTGC aCACTCAGACATCCGACAAAGATGTGACGGTAGAGATCGACAAGTTGAGAAGACTATATG ATCAGTATTTTCAACAAGGATGGGTGTATTTACATCCAAGTTTCTATTACATTTCTACCACCGAAAAATCCTGGCAGGCGAGTCGAGACGACTGTCTGCAAAGAGACGCAGATCTGGTGATTATTAACACCAAAGAAGAACAG GACTTGACAAGACAGTTTCAGAGGCTCACGTGGATTGGACTAAGAAACGAGACGATCACTCGTCAGTGGACATGGGTGGATGGGACTCCTTTGACCAAAAG tTACTGGGGCCCTGGAGAACCTAATGCTCTTGCAGGCGATAACGAATACTGTGTGGAAATAAGGTTTAAAAAGGAAGACAGCTGGAATGACAGACTGTGCAGCGCTGAAAACTTTTGGatctgtgaaaaaaatgtgacccaaaaaatcaaatga
- the LOC108229423 gene encoding histone H2B 1/2-like has protein sequence MPEPAKSAPKKGSKKAVTKTAGKGTKKKRKTRRESYAIYVYKVLKQVHPDTGISSKAMSIMNSFVNDIFERIASEASRLAHYNKRSTITSREIQTAVRLLLPGELAKHAVSEGTKAVTKYTSSK, from the coding sequence ATGCCTGAACCCGCGAAGTCCGCGCCCAAGAAGGGCTCCAAGAAGGCCGTCACCAAGACCGCCGGCAAAGGaaccaagaagaagaggaagaccaGGAGGGAGAGCTACGCCATCTACGTCTACAAGGTGCTCAAGCAGGTGCACCCCGACACCGGCATCTCCTCCAAGGCCATGAGCATCATGAACTCGTTCGTCAACGACATCTTCGAGCGCATCGCCTCCGAGGCCTCCCGCCTGGCTCATTACAACAAGCGATCCACCATCACCTCCAGGGAGATCCAGACCGCCGTGCGTCTCCTGCTGCCTGGAGAGCTGGCCAAGCACGCCGTGTCCGAGGGCACAAAGGCCGTCACCAAATATACTAGCTCTAAGTAG
- the LOC108247216 gene encoding histone H1-like translates to MAEVAPAPAPAPAKAAKKKSTKPKKAGPSVSELIVKTVAASKERNGVSAAALKKALAAGGYDVDKNKARVKTAIKSLVAKGTLVQTKGIGASGSFKMSKKVETKAKKPAAKKAAPKAKKPAAKKPAAAKKPKKAAAAAKKPATAKKSPKKVKKPATAAKKPAKSPKKPAKSPKKAAKKAPATKKAPAKKVAKPKAKKAAPKKK, encoded by the coding sequence atggCAGAAGTTGCTCCAGCTCCGGCTCCCGCTCCGGCCAAAGCGGCCAAGAAGAAGAGCACGAAGCCGAAGAAGGCCGGCCCCAGCGTCAGCGAGCTGATCGTGAAAACCGTGGCCGCTTCCAAGGAGCGCAACGGCGTGTCCGCCGCCGCCCTGAAGAAGGCTTTGGCCGCCGGCGGCTACGACGTGGACAAGAACAAGGCCCGCGTCAAGACCGCCATCAAGAGCCTGGTGGCCAAGGGGACCCTGGTCCAGACCAAGGGGATCGGCGCTTCCGGATCCTTCAAGATGAGCAAGAAAGTGGAAACCAAGGCCAAGAAGCCCGCCGCCAAGAAAGCCGCTCCTAAAGCCAAGAAGCCCGCCGCCAAGAAACCCGCCGCGGCCAAGAAGCCTAAGAAGGCGGCGGCAGCAGCCAAGAAGCCCGCGACCGCCAAGAAGTCCCCTAAGAAGGTCAAGAAGCCCGCGACGGCGGCCAAGAAGCCTGCCAAGAGCCCAAAGAAGCCCGCCAAGAGCCCTAAGAAGGCGGCCAAGAAGGCGCCGGCGACCAAGAAAGCTCCAGCCAAGAAGGTGGCCAAACCTAAAGCCAAGAAGGCAGCTCCCAAGAAGAAGTGA